In Leisingera sp. NJS204, the following are encoded in one genomic region:
- a CDS encoding IS481 family transposase has protein sequence MLNTTDKIIKHKTGLLNLAEELGNVSKACQVMGYSRDTFYRYKSAVEEGGVEALFERTRRKPNLANRVDDATEQAVIKSATDFPAYGQARTSNELRKLGVFVSPSGVRSIWLRHDLANFKARLRALEAKVAEDGMILTEAQVQALEKKKLDDEACGEVETAHPGYLGSQDTFYVGTLKGVGRVYQQTYVDTYCKVAHAKLYTTKTPITAADLLNDRVLPFHDEHDLPVLRIMTDRGTEYCGRVDKHDFQLFLAINDIDHTKTKVKSPQTNGICERFHKTVLQEFYQVAFRKKLYDSIEALQADLDEWLHHYNHERTHQGKMCCGRTPFQTMIEGKEIWKEKFLNQT, from the coding sequence ATGTTGAATACTACCGACAAGATCATCAAACACAAAACCGGCCTGCTGAATCTGGCCGAGGAACTGGGGAATGTCTCGAAAGCCTGTCAGGTGATGGGCTATAGCCGGGATACTTTCTATCGCTACAAGTCAGCCGTTGAAGAAGGCGGCGTGGAAGCGCTGTTTGAGCGCACCCGGCGCAAGCCCAATCTGGCAAACCGGGTGGACGACGCGACCGAGCAGGCCGTCATCAAATCCGCCACTGATTTCCCGGCCTACGGTCAGGCCCGCACTTCGAACGAGTTGCGTAAGCTGGGTGTCTTCGTCTCACCCTCGGGTGTCCGGTCGATCTGGCTGCGGCACGATCTGGCGAACTTCAAGGCCCGGCTGAGGGCGTTGGAAGCCAAGGTGGCCGAGGACGGCATGATCCTGACCGAGGCCCAGGTGCAGGCGCTGGAGAAGAAGAAGCTCGACGATGAAGCCTGCGGCGAGGTGGAAACAGCCCATCCCGGCTATCTGGGATCACAGGACACGTTTTATGTCGGCACCCTCAAGGGCGTCGGGCGGGTCTATCAGCAGACTTACGTGGACACCTATTGCAAGGTGGCGCATGCCAAGCTCTACACCACCAAAACACCGATCACCGCAGCCGACCTGCTCAATGACCGAGTGCTGCCATTCCATGACGAGCACGACCTGCCGGTGCTGCGGATCATGACAGATCGCGGGACGGAATACTGCGGGCGCGTCGACAAACACGATTTCCAGCTCTTCCTGGCGATCAACGATATCGACCACACCAAAACCAAGGTGAAATCACCGCAGACCAATGGCATCTGCGAACGGTTTCACAAGACGGTGTTGCAGGAGTTTTATCAGGTCGCGTTCCGCAAGAAGCTCTACGACAGCATCGAAGCCTTGCAGGCCGATCTGGACGAATGGCTGCACCACTACAACCACGAGCGCACTCATCAGGGCAAAATGTGTTGCGGCAGAACGCCGTTTCAGACCATGATCGAGGGCAAAGAAATCTGGAAGGAAAAGTTCCTGAACCAAACTTGA
- a CDS encoding CsbD family protein — translation MDDDRFTGKWTELKGRLRETYGDLTDDELEQAKGEREQLEGLLQQKLGKTKDEVRQAVDRMLESI, via the coding sequence ATGGACGACGACCGTTTCACCGGCAAATGGACCGAACTCAAGGGCCGCCTACGCGAGACCTATGGCGATCTGACCGACGACGAACTGGAACAGGCCAAGGGCGAGCGCGAACAATTGGAAGGGCTGCTTCAGCAGAAACTGGGCAAGACCAAGGACGAAGTCCGCCAAGCTGTCGACCGCATGCTGGAGAGCATCTGA